Proteins from a single region of Terriglobia bacterium:
- a CDS encoding ATP-dependent helicase yields the protein MRVLTQRAQLARDEAAGELQERIERSLGREVASRIRIATFHGFGVTLLQALGHHAGIDADFSILDEICQQELASEMLGSTDCEALLDIKDPDQTVTNIVEQINFLKDRMVGPTELAAAIARWEPGETDHEAVARSQALLRIFEQYEHTKSANHAVDFADLIRMPYQLFESRSDLRDGIRSDFPWVLVDEYQDVSRATALLLQQICGPENPPWGVGDARQAIYRFRGAEPENVHRFGEDFPGARTLPLSENYRSSSEIIALINRLAEWLENPNGTIEPPPRWRSGRTVASFGVTPASLGSANSDLAERDGIVSVIRRWIADGLAADEIAVLARRNIDVRNIALALKKQGIRAVTSGLLTAEGAGGDLTAVLSVVDTHQAVARVTYALYRNRVQSLVLNDVIRQLLTADLESAVKPAWSGDDSTKQIAADMWRLFQKLRTYLHSGDGWSILCDFLFFQGSYLRELLDQEDQAESSVQLEEILSALSLAANYRFSHPHVSPRRSRLGLAERMRDLVTHSAPGLVAPRPSPGAVRVMTCHASKGLEFPAVAVAGQSLADIRQPKPCLPPELRPDPQLDSLQAESLLFVGVSRAERAVLVSYANSASGRAHSRPRQFPGLLTRLQKSAVLPRTDWSLPVQEEEKFTMRRVWGGATPEDISMYSLDPDTCRIRTYLEEHLGARFRGRTRPLYPEFIQRVRKILRRILHLAIQEGRVVTRAEATQILEEKWPAVESGKRPHPHLALYRPRALQWACTLAAGFDPDEFPGAKLREEPFQWTDTSGTLRTLKLQFIAEFEDRRGEHYAIALQVKSPDDSHDDVQWSKLKEYEKLPFVLLQERNGRVQPRLLFGDQGVIRRFRWSARNAAATNYERAAQARTRFHDLASGVFDGTMDDWACDRCACRTICPGWLGAIPPEAPTKS from the coding sequence ATGCGAGTGCTTACCCAGCGCGCGCAATTGGCGAGGGATGAAGCGGCCGGCGAGCTTCAAGAGAGAATCGAACGTAGCCTTGGTCGAGAGGTTGCGTCGCGAATCCGGATTGCAACCTTTCATGGCTTTGGCGTGACACTACTGCAGGCATTAGGACATCACGCGGGCATTGATGCTGATTTTTCGATTCTGGACGAAATCTGTCAGCAAGAGCTGGCAAGCGAGATGCTCGGATCGACGGACTGTGAGGCGCTCCTCGACATCAAGGACCCGGATCAAACCGTGACGAACATTGTAGAGCAGATCAACTTCTTGAAGGACCGAATGGTCGGCCCCACCGAGCTCGCAGCCGCGATCGCCCGATGGGAGCCGGGCGAGACCGATCATGAAGCAGTCGCTCGCTCCCAGGCCCTGTTGCGTATCTTTGAACAATACGAGCACACTAAGAGCGCAAATCATGCCGTCGATTTCGCGGACCTGATCAGGATGCCATACCAGCTGTTCGAAAGCCGCTCGGACTTGCGCGATGGGATTCGCTCGGACTTTCCCTGGGTCCTGGTCGATGAGTACCAGGACGTTTCCCGAGCCACCGCACTTCTGTTACAGCAGATTTGCGGCCCGGAGAATCCACCTTGGGGGGTGGGCGATGCTCGACAGGCTATTTACCGTTTTCGCGGCGCGGAGCCGGAAAACGTACATCGATTCGGGGAGGATTTCCCGGGCGCTCGGACTCTCCCTCTGTCGGAAAACTATCGATCCTCTTCAGAAATCATTGCCCTTATCAATCGTCTCGCCGAGTGGCTCGAAAATCCAAACGGCACAATCGAGCCTCCACCGCGCTGGCGGTCGGGACGTACGGTAGCGAGCTTTGGAGTGACACCCGCATCGCTTGGGTCCGCCAATAGTGACCTAGCAGAGCGGGACGGCATCGTCAGCGTGATTCGCCGATGGATAGCCGATGGACTAGCCGCAGATGAGATCGCAGTTCTCGCGCGAAGAAACATCGACGTCCGCAATATCGCCCTTGCGTTAAAGAAGCAAGGCATCCGTGCCGTCACCAGCGGCCTTCTGACGGCCGAGGGCGCAGGTGGCGATCTCACGGCTGTGCTATCCGTCGTCGACACCCACCAGGCAGTCGCACGTGTTACCTATGCCCTTTATCGAAATCGTGTTCAATCATTGGTATTAAATGATGTCATCCGCCAATTACTCACAGCTGATCTGGAGTCTGCGGTTAAACCGGCCTGGTCAGGCGATGACAGCACAAAACAAATCGCGGCCGACATGTGGCGCCTCTTTCAAAAGCTTCGGACCTATCTCCACAGCGGTGACGGCTGGTCAATCCTATGCGATTTCTTGTTCTTTCAAGGCAGCTACCTTCGAGAATTGCTGGACCAGGAGGATCAAGCTGAATCCTCGGTTCAATTGGAAGAGATTCTCTCTGCCTTGTCCTTGGCGGCCAACTACCGCTTCAGCCATCCCCATGTCTCGCCGCGCCGCTCAAGACTTGGACTTGCGGAACGGATGCGCGACTTAGTTACGCACAGCGCGCCGGGGCTGGTCGCCCCTCGCCCCTCTCCGGGTGCAGTTCGCGTGATGACCTGCCACGCATCGAAGGGACTGGAATTCCCAGCGGTCGCGGTAGCGGGACAATCCTTAGCGGACATCCGTCAGCCGAAGCCTTGCCTGCCTCCCGAGCTTCGTCCCGATCCCCAGCTCGACAGCCTACAAGCAGAGTCGTTGTTATTCGTGGGGGTGTCGCGCGCGGAACGGGCGGTACTGGTGTCCTACGCTAACTCAGCGAGCGGTCGCGCTCACAGCAGACCCCGTCAGTTTCCCGGATTGCTCACTCGGCTTCAAAAATCTGCCGTGCTGCCAAGGACGGACTGGTCGCTGCCGGTTCAGGAAGAAGAGAAGTTCACTATGCGTCGCGTGTGGGGAGGGGCTACGCCGGAAGATATCTCCATGTATTCGCTCGACCCGGACACCTGCCGCATTCGAACTTACCTAGAAGAACATCTTGGTGCTCGATTTCGTGGTCGCACCCGTCCCTTGTACCCAGAGTTCATTCAGCGCGTCCGCAAGATCCTTCGTCGCATTCTCCACCTCGCCATCCAGGAGGGACGGGTTGTTACCCGGGCAGAAGCCACCCAGATTTTAGAGGAGAAGTGGCCCGCCGTGGAGTCGGGAAAACGTCCGCACCCGCATTTGGCACTCTATCGGCCAAGAGCCTTGCAGTGGGCCTGTACCTTGGCAGCGGGATTTGATCCAGACGAATTCCCCGGTGCGAAACTACGGGAGGAGCCCTTCCAATGGACAGATACCAGCGGAACCCTTCGAACTCTCAAGTTGCAATTCATCGCCGAGTTTGAGGATCGTCGGGGAGAACACTATGCGATCGCGCTCCAAGTGAAGTCCCCCGACGACTCTCACGACGATGTGCAGTGGTCGAAGTTAAAGGAATACGAAAAGCTTCCCTTTGTCCTGCTTCAGGAACGCAACGGCAGAGTGCAGCCGCGATTGTTATTTGGTGACCAAGGCGTCATCCGTCGTTTCCGTTGGAGTGCACGCAATGCGGCCGCAACCAACTACGAGCGGGCCGCGCAAGCGCGGACCAGGTTTCACGATCTTGCCTCAGGCGTCTTTGACGGCACCATGGACGATTGGGCCTGCGACCGATGCGCGTGCCGTACCATCTGCCCCGGCTGGCTCGGCGCCATCCCTCCAGAAGCCCCCACCAAGAGTTGA
- a CDS encoding ThiF family adenylyltransferase yields MPNDGKKIHERWPSAETFYRDRDHRTQLGVNELHRYVYQPVEIHLDRDLAGDVSVQRIALVAANLTARWARKIRVVLPETALASPLQLFGDAALGARILREMREADPFGDFEVSESGVDHPETLRLFIGPCTTPHKRESDYTVMASGWVAYGVRGSSVTHGGIEPAAASAAALAGALGAGDLFKRAVGQPRTEWLGKIRWCTWTHHLGTCAPGCDAPPVPNQADVGDLLVAGVGAIGSALLYILGLMPVTGRITLLDRDRVETSNLNRSPLFTAMDVVGMRRKIDVGKALLTTMGVKCSTVMGTWREQSGQFVREPFDVWVSLTNEDGAWSEVPFQLPPIVLHGTTTSGWGVGFGRHIPRVEDCTACRLPRPHVEFRGPCSEGEIFLDAKEPVRASLPFLSTIAAALIATELLKLPFPNASSLPNAVQADLRIGLPAVVTALLGPTASCRGCQMAQLSLWLERGGRSRFASMFSLGRVADP; encoded by the coding sequence ATGCCGAACGATGGGAAGAAAATTCACGAGCGATGGCCCAGCGCCGAAACTTTCTATCGGGATCGTGATCATCGCACCCAGTTAGGAGTGAACGAACTGCATCGCTACGTGTACCAGCCAGTTGAGATTCACCTCGATCGGGACCTGGCAGGCGATGTGAGCGTGCAGCGGATTGCGTTGGTCGCTGCGAATCTGACCGCACGCTGGGCCAGAAAAATCCGCGTGGTATTACCGGAAACCGCTCTTGCCTCACCCCTGCAGCTGTTTGGCGATGCGGCTTTAGGCGCGCGAATCTTGCGCGAGATGCGTGAGGCAGATCCCTTCGGAGACTTTGAGGTTTCAGAAAGCGGTGTCGATCACCCGGAAACGCTTCGGCTGTTTATCGGTCCCTGCACGACGCCCCACAAACGGGAGAGTGATTATACAGTCATGGCATCGGGCTGGGTTGCGTACGGCGTGCGTGGCTCCTCTGTCACACACGGCGGGATCGAGCCGGCCGCCGCTTCGGCCGCCGCTCTAGCAGGGGCGCTCGGGGCGGGCGATCTTTTTAAGCGAGCGGTAGGACAGCCCCGCACGGAATGGCTGGGAAAAATTCGATGGTGCACCTGGACCCATCATCTAGGAACTTGCGCACCCGGCTGTGACGCCCCGCCCGTTCCCAATCAGGCCGATGTCGGCGATCTACTGGTAGCCGGTGTGGGCGCGATTGGATCGGCACTCCTCTATATTCTTGGCCTTATGCCGGTGACTGGACGCATCACCCTTCTCGATCGGGATCGAGTCGAGACATCCAACCTAAATCGCAGCCCCCTTTTCACCGCGATGGACGTCGTTGGCATGCGGCGGAAGATCGACGTTGGCAAGGCACTGTTAACCACGATGGGAGTCAAGTGTTCGACGGTAATGGGAACCTGGCGCGAGCAGAGTGGCCAGTTTGTTCGGGAGCCGTTTGATGTTTGGGTGAGCCTGACGAATGAGGATGGTGCGTGGAGCGAGGTGCCTTTTCAACTGCCGCCGATAGTGCTGCACGGCACGACAACCAGTGGATGGGGAGTTGGGTTTGGACGCCACATTCCACGCGTTGAAGACTGCACGGCTTGCCGGCTACCGCGGCCTCATGTGGAGTTTCGGGGACCGTGCTCGGAGGGCGAGATTTTTCTAGACGCAAAAGAACCCGTTCGCGCATCACTCCCATTCTTATCAACCATTGCTGCCGCCTTGATCGCGACCGAGCTGTTGAAGCTACCGTTTCCCAATGCTTCTTCCTTGCCGAACGCGGTGCAGGCGGATCTGAGAATCGGATTGCCTGCCGTCGTAACGGCTCTCCTCGGTCCGACGGCCAGCTGTCGTGGCTGCCAGATGGCACAGCTATCACTTTGGTTAGAACGGGGTGGCCGAAGCCGCTTCGCAAGCATGTTCTCCCTTGGCAGAGTTGCTGATCCCTGA